The Drosophila sechellia strain sech25 chromosome 2L, ASM438219v1, whole genome shotgun sequence region TTCTGCCCGAGGGATTCGCATGGAAGAAGTACAAAGCGGTGCGGGAGACTCCTTGGAACATGGTATTGTGTAACTGGGTGGATGAGTGCATCGCCATGCTGAAGAAGAGCAGGGTTCGAAGCAGAGCAAATATCACTAGGGCTGCATTGATTCCACTGAAGATGTAAATGTCcatagaagaagaagaggagtCGTTGTTTTTAACCCTGAAAACAAATATTCATTAATAGTGAAAAACATAGTTCAATTAAGCATACTTACCAGTAGGAAAGGAAGTAGTCGCCTCCAGAAGCCAAAATTTGAGTGCCCAGGCAGAAGAAGGCAACCAGGACGACCATTAGCCATCCAGAGCCGGCGGAAAAGTATTTCCCATATATGCCCAATCCAATTTTCCCTTGGGATCGCGACTCCTGAGCAGGTTGTCTCTCATTGTCCAGTATGGACTCCGTAGAGGAATCCACCGAAGTAACACTGACTCTGCTCACACGACTGCTTTGCCGGGAGTAGGTCGACTTATCATTTTTGGCATTGCCTTCTGCATTAACTTGTTCCTCATCAGAATCCCCCATTTCCTGGACCTCCGTGGCCAAAAGTTTCGCAAAGTCCTGACCACTTTTAAGCATTTCCTCGTAGGTCCCAATAGCTGATACTTTTCCCTTGTCCATGATCACAATCAGATCGGCATGTTCCAGAAATTGCAGTTGATGGGTCACCAGAATCACCAGCTTATCCCTGAGAAAGCCACGCATGCACTCCTCAAATAAATGGCGTCCCACATGGGTGTCCACAGCACTCAAAGGATCGTCGAGGAGGTAGGTATCCGCCTGGCGATAAACAGCTCTGGCCAAACTGATCCTCGCTCTCTGGCCGCCGGATAGGGAAGCTCCTCTTTCACCCACAAAAGTGCGATCGCCGTGGAGCAGTTCGAAGTCTCTTTCCAAAGCACACTTTCTTATGACATTACGATATCGGTGCTTATCCATGGGTAGACCGAAAAGGATATTATCCCTAACGGAAGCATTGAAGAGCCAGGGTTCCTGAGAGGCGTACGAGATATTTCCCTGGACCTTTAGCTTCCCCGACTCAGCAGGAAGTTCTCCTAAGATGGCTTGTATGAGGCTGGATTTCCCAGAACCAACGGGTCCAATGACAGCCACCAGTTGCGGTGGACTTAAACTGATGTTAATGTTTTCCAAAACGGGTTCCACGTGATCATGATTCCAACGGGCTTGAAAGGATTGCAATTTCACAAGGGGTTCCCCTTCGAAAAGCTTATTTGTTTGTCCACCTTTAAGGTACAAAGCTGCAGTCTCACTTCTCATCATGAATCCTTTGATTCTGCGCAGGGTTACCATCATCTCTGCAAATTGCGACATGCCGCTCGGGAAGAATTTGCACACCGTGCGTCGCATGATATTGTAGAAAGCGGTAACTGAGAAAGCGCTCTCCGCCGTCAACTCTCCGCCCATCAGGACGAATCCCAAAAGACTTACGAATATTGCGATCCTACTCAGGGTAATCTCGAAGGACAGCAGAGTGCCCCGGATGTAGTTCACCTTGCGAATGGAGCTCATTTCACTACGCCGAAGTCTTTCGATCAGCCTCCCGAATGGCTTCTCCCAGGTATACATCTTGATCACCTGAATACCTGATATAATCTCGTTCATCATCCTAACCCGCTGATCAGTTCTTAGCGCTGTTTGGTGTCTCAGTCTCGAAGTCAGTCGGCTGAGAAATGTTTGGACCGAACAGAAGTAGGATCACGATTCCGTACAGCGAAGCTACTCCGATCTGTTGGTATAGGAAGTACGAGGATATGAGCAACTCCAGCGGTCCCAGCCACAGGAAGTGAAAGTGTATCAGAGCGCGATCGAAGCGGCCCAGATCGTTGGATATGAGATTCACCACCTGGCCCGTGGTTGTATCTCCCAAGGCAGTGCGACTCAGCCGGAGTGCTTTTCGGTAGATAGCCGTGCTCACAGCCACTCTCATTTTCATGGCCAGGTGCTGGGGGAAGAATGTTCTTGTATCACAGTTCAcaataatgaataataatttaaaatcttACCATTAGGGCCATCATGAGGGGATGGAACATGTGCACCGAAAACAGTAAGCTCAGAACCAGAGCAATTCCATAAATTTGCGCCCAGAGCCcatctccatttccatttcgtgTGAACTCTGCTATTAGAGCTCCCAGGATTAGTGGCAAGGTCGCTCTGTCAGGAAGAAACTTAGAAGATATATTGATCGTATAGCTAGATATTCATCCATACGCACCTTGTTCCCAGCTCGAGAACTCCAACAGCTATGCCAGACAGGAGAAGCTGCCCTAATTATACTTGGTTCCTTTTTTGGCGTATTCCCACAGGATCTGACTTCCGACTGCCAAGTCTCGAAGAATTTGTCGCCGAGAGTTTCCGCTTTGTGTCCTTCTAGAGCATTATATAGATCAGTGGGCTCAAGGTTTTTCTTCCTGCCCTTGAAAAGTATGGGCAACGCAAAGCtggaaaatatatacattaattaatatttaattatttgctaGCATAGCTCCGAGTTTCTCAAAGACCTGCCTTCAATGCGTCAGTGGTCTTACGACTACTGATATCTACTGATAACAGTCCGTATTTAGTACGATTTTCCGCGACGAAATGGTTTTGCTATCATTAGTTTTAAAGaagctttaaataaaacatacCAAAACATTAAAGTAGAGAATATCCCCGCAGATTCTCGTGGAtttgtttgcaattttttGGCCTGCATgcttttaagttttatttagtTATTCTGCTGGCATGGGCTTATCTAAGTGAAATGCACTATTTAAATAGTTTGTTGGATTAGCTACTTTTCACTTTAGTTAAAACTAAAACTTTCCGCTTAGCGAGAATAAAAATTTCAGATAAAAGCGTCCGTGGGGTTTCGCTTTTTTACTTGTTCTGATTCGTTTTAGATGCCATCTAACGAGTGATAAAATTCACGGAAGTTTTCTCACCTGGATGACGTATTTTATCTCAGAGATAATCTTGGTAGTTATGTTTGTAGTATATACAGCTATTAGATGCTTACGTTATCTGCCACTTTGCTTTAAGTAATTTCTTAAGTAATGCAAAATCATTCAATTTTtctgtaaattaaataaatctaagGAGAAAAGTGTGAGAAAAGTGGGAAATCGTTGAAAATGGTTTAATTTCATTAGATTTTGAAATAGTTTTATTCGGATAGATACCCGTCAAATAAAGATAATACTACTGCATATCTAAAAATGTACGCTTATCAAGATTTACTAAGAAGGGAATAAATATTGACACGGACTTTGTCCAGTATCTCTGTGCTAACTTACATGCGTTCTAATACCTTTAGTTTCGTATAGGAAGTAACTTGACATCTATTTTTCAATCACCATTCAATCTTTTTGTTAGTTTTCGAAGTCTGGTATTCTTTTCTTTCGAATTTCAATGTCTTTTACACATTGTTTGTGAAATGTTTTACGCTACTCCTCATTAGAAAGTTATATTATACTCCAGACGTTCTTTATGTTCATCTGAATTCTTTAAACCGAAAACGTATGTATGtctgtttaaatatttgtaaattgAGCCATCCATCATTTTCAGCGTTTGCTTAGCGTGATATCAAtaagcaaatacaaattaaCCAAAAAATTAAACCACACACAAGTTTCAGTCGGATGCAGATGGTCACGAATTGCTCTTTTTTCAGCATAAATATAATCAGAAATGTGTGTGaatattttatcatttatttacataaaataaCCGACCGCAAGATTTAATTAACCGCAAAAGTGGCAGagaaaaattggaaaatatctACACAGagaggaaaaggaaaaactgAATTTAAACAAAAGAGAGTCCTGCAGTCTAGTTcttcgactatcagatacccattgCTCAGCTAGATAGAGGTGAAGGTGAAGAAATGCAATTAGAATGCGAGCAGATTTTAAAACTTTGACAGGAAGTAAAGTTATTTTGAAGCTATCTTTTTATAACTTCCACTCTTGTGGTTCCTGGATCACACGAACGGACAGACAGACTGACGGACATGCAGATACATCTACTCACTCAAGAGGCTCACCTTCTTTTTAGCGAGTTCAGCTGCTCTTTTCTTAATGAGTAACgcgtataaaaataaaacgcgATATGTGAGTTAATGCATAACGTAAACATGAAGGAAGGGAACCAGAGAAATAGATATGCGGACGGCGTGTATTGGCATAAAGCGGATTAATAAGGTAAATATATGCTCAGCTCTgaacacacacagatactcaccaACACAGACGCACACTGGACTGGAATGTAAGTCCGGGcaaataaacatatttatcTGTGCGACAACTCACTGAAGTGACCCTGCCCAACAAAAGTAGCAGTACCAACTGTTCCTGGGTGAAGCGAATCGGATTGGAGGACCAACAAACAAAGAGGAGATGAGATCCATAAAATACCCTTTTAAATCCTCATACAGACCTTTCACAGAAATCTCTAAAGATCTATATAGCATTTCGCAGTCTAACATTCTGAGAAGGCGAAGACCGAGGTTCCATTCAGATGCCCTTTGTGATTAAATAGTATTCAGTAATAGACAAATATCACTTTAAGAATTAAAAGTTTGAGCATATCTGTGTTTTTTTAGATACTTCTCTTGAACACTAAAGTTGCACCGTCCTGTCGCAGGGTAACATCCGTGCTTATAGGGAGTGCTTCGCACCCAACGGGCACTGACCGCTCCCACATTCAGTGCCGCTCCCCCTCCCACCGCCCCGCTCAACGCCTGCTCATCTGCGGCTCAGTCACTCCATGTTTTTGCCTTATCAGCGGACGAGGACGCAGCGTGAGTGCGGCTGTCACTTGGGGCAAACATATGTTTCGCTACAAATTGACGACAGCAACGCTCTTATCAGCAGCGGCTGCtgataacaacaacagcaagggACTTTAAGTGGGATGAATGGGGGGCGTGGGGGGAGCGATGGGGCAGAGGGCAAGGCACCCGCTGGACAACAAAAGACAACAAACGAAAATTAAcgaaaactaaatttaaacaCGTCTTGCTGCGGTCCACCCAGCGGAGATGTGTTTCATtaactgcagctgcagctagCCCCGTCTCGCTCGCCCCCGATTAGCCGTCCCTTTCTGCTGACGAGCATCCACACGCAGAAAAAATGTTTGAGCATATATTCACTTTGTAATCCTACCACTAATGCAACAAACTTTCTAAGTATCTCATTCCAGCTGTTAACACTGTTTTTGACTATTTGAACGAGATTTGAGATTTATACAAAATGGATTTAACTTGGCCTCATTCATCGGTTGAAGAAGTGCAGCAGCTTTCAATATATTCAGGTGGCTTCGCAACCACGTTTACTTGCAACCTGTATGTTGCTCTAAAATCTTTCTCTCACTTTCTCTTTCAGTGTACTTTCGCGGTTAGCTGTGCGATGGGGCGGGGGTGGAATGGGGAAAGGGGTTCTGGGAGGGGCAGCATGTGCTCAGACCTATTAAGGGGTTAAGGGTTGTCCAGTGGCCACCGCTGACTTTCTGCCCGCAGCGGGCGGTCACGGCAAATAAGGTTTACTGGCGCACCCCATGCGAGCTTGTCCTTGCCTAATCCACGACTGAAAGCTGGACAGGGATGCGTATGACAGGAAGCCGTTGGATATAATTGTTATTATCAAAAACAGGCATTTAACAGGGTTCCTTGTGATGAGCGGGCCAGTTGGCTCCTCCGCCCTCCTAGCTGACAATTCTGTCTTGAGCTCAATTTGATTAACATAGAACGTGTCATTCAAAGGGGTAAAGACTGAAATATTAAtaagttattttcattttaaatggAACAATAAGTACCTGCCGCCCCTTTGACAGTTCTTAACCACTAGAAATACGTTAGGTAAGCGGAGCCTCTTTTATACTTTCATAGTTCgctttgtagccaaattgcaACATAGCCTCCACCCTGCCCCCCAACTTCCTTAAAGCCCCAAAGGGGCAGGGAAGTTAagtaagtatatatataaaagggGCAGCAAAATATTAAATCCGACCCCTCGATGCCTCGTTCGATTCGCTGCGGTGtgaacaaataaacaaacaatccTTTGGCTTTCGGCCAGGCTTTCGCCGAGGTGCGTATGCATATGGGCTGGTGTGTACACATGGGCATGTGTTTGGATTCCGGGGAGGGGGGAGCTGCTTGCCAGCTGGCTCATTCACGTGCAGGTCGCTCCTGCCGTTCGGAGGGGGCTGGAGCGGCTGAAGGGGCTGGACTGCTGACCTGGCCCAGGAAACAATTAGCTctaaataaaatttcaaaataagcAGCCGCAAGTGGGGCTTTGCCACCATCGCCGGCGAGGCGAACACGCCACTTGCGCAGAATGGGAACTCATATTAGATAGCATGATATCACTTAATTACGGTATTTAAATGAGCAACAAATGATATGCTTTGGGCTTTTAGAGCCCGATCAGAAATAGCCCCGAATGAATGTGTGCAGCAGCGGGTTTCGATGCATTTTACCAAATTTTATTTCCATATTTCGGCTTTCAGCATTTAATTTCTGTTTTGGCAAAACGTGCGCCCTAAACTATGCAACACTTTGTGGGTCGTAATAatcttttggccaacttcaTTGCCATGGCATGTCGAGCTACTCATGTGCGAGTGTGTTTGAaatgtaattgaaatttaGTTGGCAAAACTAATTGGAATTGCTGCATTATGCAAACGCCGATAAAGCCCCAAACAGAAATGCCTCACAGTGGGTATGTAAAAATCAATGGAAAAAAGGGTCAAGCGATTGATTTGCATGGTTTATTCTCTTCGTTTTCCTGGCTTTAAAAAACagaataaacaaattaaggGTCGAACTTATTCGTTAGCTATGCCAAAGTTTTATTTCT contains the following coding sequences:
- the LOC6618224 gene encoding LOW QUALITY PROTEIN: probable multidrug resistance-associated protein lethal(2)03659 (The sequence of the model RefSeq protein was modified relative to this genomic sequence to represent the inferred CDS: inserted 4 bases in 2 codons), which gives rise to MQAKKLQTNPRESAGIFSTLMFCFALPILFKGRKKNLEPTDLYNALEGHKAETLGDKFFETWQSEVRSCGNTPKKEPSIIRXQLLLSGIAVGVLELGTRATLPLILGALIAEFTRNGNGDGLWAQIYGIALVLSLLFSVHMFHPLMMALMHLAMKMRVAVSTAIYRKALRLSRTALGDTTTGQVVNLISNDLGRFDRALIHFHFLWLGPLELLISSYFLYQQIGVASLYGIVILLLFXVQTFLSRLTSRLRHQTALRTDQRVRMMNEIISGIQVIKMYTWEKPFGRLIERLRRSEMSSIRKVNYIRGTLLSFEITLSRIAIFVSLLGFVLMGGELTAESAFSVTAFYNIMRRTVCKFFPSGMSQFAEMMVTLRRIKGFMMRSETAALYLKGGQTNKLFEGEPLVKLQSFQARWNHDHVEPVLENINISLSPPQLVAVIGPVGSGKSSLIQAILGELPAESGKLKVQGNISYASQEPWLFNASVRDNILFGLPMDKHRYRNVIRKCALERDFELLHGDRTFVGERGASLSGGQRARISLARAVYRQADTYLLDDPLSAVDTHVGRHLFEECMRGFLRDKLVILVTHQLQFLEHADLIVIMDKGKVSAIGTYEEMLKSGQDFAKLLATEVQEMGDSDEEQVNAEGNAKNDKSTYSRQSSRVSRVSVTSVDSSTESILDNERQPAQESRSQGKIGLGIYGKYFSAGSGWLMVVLVAFFCLGTQILASGGDYFLSYWVKNNDSSSSSMDIYIFSGINAALVIFALLRTLLFFSMAMHSSTQLHNTMFQGVSRTALYFFHANPSGRILNRFAMDLGQVDEILPAVMLDCIQIFLSISGIIGVLCVTNPWYLINTITMFLAFHFLRTFYLSTSRDVKRLEAIARSPMYSHFSATLNGLPTIRSMGAQDLLTKEYDNYQDLHSSGYYTFLSTNRAFGYYLDLFCVAYVISVTLMSYFSPPLDNPGQIGLVITQAMSMTGTVQWGMRQSAELENSMTSVERVLEYRHLEAEGEFESPDDKKPPKNWPQEGLISAEQLILRYNPDPKTDRVLKSLNFVIKPREKIGIVGRTGAGKSSLINALFRLSYNDGSLLIDSTDILGIGLHDLRSKISIIPQEPVLFSGTLRSNLDPFEQYADEKLWKALEEVHLKDEVSKLPNGLESVVAEGGANYSVGQRQLVCLARAILRENRILVMDEATANVDPQTDALIQSTIRRKFRDCTVLTIAHRLNTIIDSDRVMVLDAGTLVEFGSPFELLTQSWSKVFYGLVLQTGRSSFEHLLKTAHEAHERRLLSQ